One Halococcus hamelinensis 100A6 DNA window includes the following coding sequences:
- the uxaC gene encoding glucuronate isomerase, whose protein sequence is MAFLDEEYLLETETARELYETIRGLPILDPHSHADVAEIVANEGWDDIWEVEGATDHYVWAAMRKRGVPENRITGAASNREKWNALAGVFPELAGNPTYEWIHLDLKRRFGIEKPVSAETADEIWAETAAQLEEDSMRPQALLREMNVEVVCSTDDPTSSLDLHDRASREVDGVDVLPTWRADRAVHIDHRDWDDFIGDLDAATDDDDVSGFDGFLDALAATHDRFAEHGCRASDLSVREPVSRSVSEPRAKEIYETKRRGEALSERQVRDFKAFMLEYIGSLNVEKGWVTQLHIGPVRDYRDELFEELGSAAGGTVTTGDIEIAENLRYFLNTFDGEGEVVLYCVNPTHYPTLTTIARAFPNVSVGPAWWFNDSPVGIEGQLEYVGSVDLLANHAGMVSDSRKLLSFDSRFEMFRRSLANVVGRQVERGRVPMDVARDLVEHVAHDRPMELFGFR, encoded by the coding sequence ATGGCATTCCTCGACGAGGAGTACCTCCTCGAAACCGAGACGGCCCGAGAACTATACGAAACGATCCGAGGGCTCCCCATCCTCGACCCCCACAGCCACGCTGACGTGGCCGAGATCGTGGCGAACGAAGGCTGGGACGACATCTGGGAGGTCGAAGGGGCAACCGACCACTACGTCTGGGCGGCGATGCGAAAGCGCGGTGTTCCCGAGAACCGTATCACGGGCGCGGCCTCGAACCGCGAGAAGTGGAACGCCCTCGCGGGGGTGTTTCCCGAACTCGCCGGAAATCCCACCTACGAGTGGATCCACCTCGACCTGAAGCGCCGGTTCGGCATCGAGAAACCGGTCTCTGCCGAGACCGCCGACGAGATCTGGGCGGAGACGGCCGCCCAACTCGAGGAGGATTCGATGCGCCCCCAAGCGCTGCTCCGGGAGATGAACGTCGAGGTCGTCTGCAGTACCGACGACCCCACCTCCTCGCTCGACCTGCACGACCGTGCGTCGCGGGAAGTCGACGGTGTGGACGTGCTCCCGACGTGGCGCGCCGACCGCGCGGTCCACATCGACCATCGCGACTGGGACGACTTCATCGGGGATCTCGACGCGGCGACCGACGACGACGACGTGAGCGGGTTCGACGGATTCCTCGACGCGCTCGCGGCCACCCACGACCGCTTCGCCGAGCACGGCTGTCGGGCGAGCGACCTGAGCGTTCGCGAGCCGGTTTCCCGCTCCGTGAGCGAACCCCGCGCGAAGGAGATCTACGAAACGAAACGACGTGGAGAAGCACTCAGCGAACGACAGGTGAGGGACTTCAAGGCGTTCATGCTCGAATACATCGGTTCCCTCAACGTCGAGAAGGGCTGGGTCACACAGCTCCACATCGGCCCCGTTCGGGATTACCGCGACGAGCTGTTCGAGGAGCTCGGGTCGGCCGCCGGGGGTACCGTGACCACGGGCGACATCGAGATCGCCGAAAACCTGCGGTACTTCCTGAACACCTTCGACGGCGAGGGCGAGGTCGTACTCTACTGCGTGAACCCCACGCACTATCCGACACTCACGACCATCGCGAGGGCGTTTCCGAACGTCAGCGTCGGCCCCGCGTGGTGGTTCAACGACAGTCCCGTCGGGATCGAAGGGCAACTGGAGTACGTGGGCTCGGTCGACCTGCTTGCGAACCACGCAGGGATGGTCAGCGATTCACGGAAACTGCTCTCGTTCGACTCGCGCTTCGAGATGTTCCGTCGGTCGCTGGCGAACGTCGTCGGCCGGCAGGTCGAGCGCGGTCGCGTGCCGATGGACGTGGCGCGTGACCTGGTCGAGCACGTCGCTCACGACCGGCCGATGGAACTGTTCGGATTCCGGTAA